A genomic window from Nitrospirota bacterium includes:
- the trxC gene encoding thioredoxin TrxC has product MSEHQALLRCPACGAVNRVSADRLRDQPKCGKCSNLLEVTGKPVDVSATGFEREVLQWPGAVLVEFWAQWCGYCRMIAPAIDALARAKAGLVKVVRVNVDKAPELAQRFGIRATPTFLLYRNGNKVNEIGGALPGDQLEIWIESSLKS; this is encoded by the coding sequence ATGTCAGAACATCAGGCGCTGCTGAGATGTCCGGCATGCGGAGCAGTGAACCGTGTGTCTGCTGACAGACTGAGGGATCAACCGAAATGCGGGAAATGCAGTAATCTGCTCGAGGTTACTGGAAAGCCTGTTGATGTCTCTGCCACGGGCTTTGAGCGGGAGGTTCTGCAATGGCCCGGGGCGGTATTGGTGGAATTCTGGGCACAGTGGTGCGGGTATTGCCGGATGATCGCTCCGGCAATTGATGCGCTGGCGCGTGCGAAAGCAGGTCTTGTGAAGGTGGTCAGGGTCAATGTCGATAAAGCTCCTGAACTCGCGCAGAGGTTTGGTATCCGCGCAACTCCGACGTTTCTGCTTTACCGGAATGGCAATAAGGTCAATGAGATTGGGGGCGCCCTTCCAGGGGATCAGCTTGAGATCTGGATAGAATCCTCCTTAAAGAGCTGA
- a CDS encoding class I tRNA ligase family protein, with the protein MLSLFNSLGKKTEVFHAADRNVVTIFTCGPSVYQRAHIGNFRTFLFEDILARYLEYSGFRVKRGMNITDIEDKAIIEAEKKKISVNRLTGQVIKEFKREMKALRMKPPDFLPKASESISETVAILEVLLDRGIAYRHGGNVYFDALKFPGFGKIYGLDTSAWPPKKRRFHKDTYPGTRWNKGDFILWHGCNKGDRYCWDTVIGKGRPAWNIQDPGMISRHFDKTLSVYCGGIDNLFRHHDYTCAILESVRPYPMAKFWLHCHHLHVKGRKMSKSRGNILYTDMLKKQGYAMAEIRFFLIYGHYRLKLNYSGARMKKTAEHLKSFRGIVKNIRNNAYRGTGKVSGISRDLKKTFIEHMDNDLDVKGAFDGLFRILSSANARNLNPSEASGIIRELRKTDEVFQCLF; encoded by the coding sequence ATGTTAAGCCTTTTCAATTCACTCGGAAAAAAAACGGAAGTTTTTCATGCGGCTGACAGGAATGTGGTCACGATTTTCACCTGCGGCCCTTCCGTTTATCAGAGGGCACACATCGGCAATTTCAGGACATTCCTCTTCGAAGATATTCTCGCCCGGTATCTGGAATATTCCGGGTTCAGGGTAAAAAGGGGCATGAACATCACCGATATTGAAGACAAGGCGATCATCGAAGCCGAAAAGAAGAAGATTTCGGTAAACAGACTCACCGGGCAGGTCATCAAAGAGTTCAAAAGGGAGATGAAGGCGCTGAGGATGAAGCCTCCGGATTTCCTTCCGAAGGCTTCAGAGAGCATTAGTGAAACAGTGGCAATACTGGAAGTACTGCTTGATCGCGGAATCGCGTACCGTCACGGAGGAAACGTCTATTTTGACGCCCTGAAATTCCCCGGGTTCGGAAAAATCTACGGTCTTGACACATCTGCATGGCCACCGAAAAAGAGGAGATTCCACAAGGATACCTATCCCGGAACCCGGTGGAATAAGGGAGATTTCATCCTCTGGCACGGCTGCAATAAGGGAGACAGATATTGCTGGGATACCGTTATCGGAAAAGGACGGCCCGCATGGAATATCCAGGATCCGGGAATGATCAGCAGGCATTTCGATAAAACGCTGTCGGTGTACTGCGGAGGGATTGACAACCTTTTCCGTCATCATGATTACACCTGTGCAATTCTTGAATCGGTGAGGCCGTATCCCATGGCAAAGTTCTGGCTCCACTGCCATCATCTTCATGTCAAAGGCAGGAAAATGTCAAAAAGCAGGGGAAACATCCTGTATACGGATATGCTGAAAAAACAGGGATATGCCATGGCAGAAATCCGTTTCTTCCTGATCTACGGGCACTACCGCCTAAAGCTAAATTACTCCGGTGCGCGAATGAAAAAAACAGCAGAGCACTTGAAAAGCTTCCGGGGAATCGTAAAAAATATCCGGAATAACGCGTACAGGGGAACCGGCAAAGTCTCCGGAATCTCCCGGGATCTGAAGAAAACCTTTATTGAACATATGGATAATGACCTGGATGTGAAGGGTGCGTTTGACGGTTTGTTCAGGATACTTTCCTCAGCAAATGCCCGCAATCTGAATCCGTCCGAGGCGTCCGGCATAATTCGGGAACTCAGGAAAACGGATGAGGTTTTTCAGTGCCTCTTTTGA
- a CDS encoding HD domain-containing phosphohydrolase codes for MIVRFISTLMSAVSNCALYSKEHSSVDDLAKKAHAVLSEIFQESDSLEIMIVDNDLVVNKSPVREAGVQAINFMKRLKRKGLSRVDFLKGIPFSEMKQFAVDMSLPDKDPGVYPHIRTGVVDVKSGGLKLDTDLNLDNLSGFTLDQIDKVKEVYHTISPYKKLNVTGLEEIVVNFIITFRREVNILRLISPVKSYSEYTYTHATNVAVLSMLQAESLGLKDDLMRDIGIAALLHDVGKLFISNEVLEKKGALDEKEWSEIRSHPLFGARYLATMDGISRLAPVVAMEHHLRFDGKGYPKQAVDGKKQHFCSQIVAIADYYDALRSRRPYRRELEIREVLSVMKKEGPGVFNITLLDNFLRIMHTAMSE; via the coding sequence ATGATAGTCAGATTTATTTCCACATTAATGTCTGCGGTCTCGAACTGTGCGCTCTACTCGAAAGAGCACTCTTCTGTTGATGATCTTGCAAAAAAGGCTCATGCAGTACTGAGTGAAATTTTTCAGGAATCTGACAGCCTGGAAATCATGATTGTTGATAATGATCTGGTCGTAAATAAAAGCCCGGTCAGGGAGGCCGGCGTGCAGGCGATCAACTTCATGAAGCGCCTTAAAAGAAAAGGTCTTTCCCGGGTCGACTTCCTGAAGGGCATCCCCTTTTCTGAGATGAAACAGTTTGCGGTAGACATGTCTTTGCCTGATAAGGACCCCGGGGTTTACCCGCATATCAGGACCGGCGTGGTTGATGTGAAATCCGGCGGACTGAAACTGGATACGGATCTGAATCTCGATAACCTTTCCGGGTTTACTCTTGATCAGATCGACAAGGTAAAGGAGGTGTACCATACGATATCACCTTACAAAAAACTGAATGTAACCGGGCTTGAGGAAATCGTTGTGAACTTCATCATTACATTCAGGAGAGAGGTGAATATTCTCAGACTGATAAGCCCGGTGAAATCCTACAGTGAATACACCTATACCCATGCCACGAATGTTGCGGTGCTTTCGATGTTGCAGGCAGAGTCTCTGGGGCTGAAGGATGACCTCATGCGCGATATCGGCATAGCAGCCCTTTTGCATGATGTAGGGAAGTTATTCATATCAAATGAAGTGCTTGAAAAGAAAGGTGCGCTTGATGAAAAGGAATGGAGCGAGATAAGAAGTCATCCTTTGTTCGGCGCGAGGTACCTTGCAACGATGGACGGAATTTCCCGCCTTGCACCCGTCGTGGCGATGGAACATCACCTCAGGTTTGACGGTAAGGGGTATCCGAAGCAGGCGGTGGACGGGAAGAAGCAGCATTTTTGCAGCCAGATCGTTGCGATTGCGGATTACTATGACGCGCTGAGGAGCAGAAGGCCGTACCGGAGAGAGCTCGAAATCAGGGAAGTGCTATCGGTCATGAAGAAAGAAGGACCGGGAGTCTTTAACATCACGCTGCTCGATAATTTTTTGCGGATAATGCATACGGCAATGTCGGAGTAG
- a CDS encoding MATE family efflux transporter, whose amino-acid sequence MNIWQMSWPMMLIMIFNFLVGLTDIYVAGFISPEVQAAVGFISQIYFLVIIIANAISIGTLAMVSRASGSGRDQEAIEVSRQSLLFSVLAAIVLTITGLLFSREILSLSGFPGEIQEISEEFLKVFALALGPNYILIVSNAVFRASGEVRKPLMTMAVVSVLNILGDFILVFGMSGMPGLGYIGIAISTAISVSAGMVMNSLFFLSGRWRPMYEGPFTIVKSTLRRILSIGWPSVLLQIAWNAGSIVLYNILGRLGEERITALASITNGLRIEAIIFLPAFALNMAASVLIGQNLGAKDPDRAERLGWKIALTGVMLISLIALVIFIWAREFSSFLTKDPAVHEETVRYLRINMLSEPFMAFSVILAGGLQGAGDTKGTMWIIIIAMWVIRLPLAYFFSIILHYGATGAWIAMVISMNMQGMLMIWRFHKGHWKTLQWE is encoded by the coding sequence ATGAATATATGGCAGATGTCATGGCCGATGATGCTTATTATGATATTCAATTTCCTTGTCGGCCTGACCGATATTTATGTTGCGGGCTTTATAAGCCCTGAAGTCCAGGCAGCCGTAGGCTTTATAAGCCAGATATACTTCCTGGTGATTATCATCGCAAATGCAATCAGTATCGGCACCCTGGCCATGGTCTCAAGGGCAAGCGGATCAGGAAGAGACCAGGAAGCTATAGAAGTTTCAAGGCAGTCTTTGCTATTCAGTGTTTTGGCGGCAATAGTCCTGACCATTACAGGGCTTTTGTTCAGCAGGGAAATACTCTCCCTGTCCGGCTTCCCCGGTGAAATACAAGAAATCTCGGAAGAATTCCTGAAGGTCTTCGCTCTGGCGCTCGGTCCCAATTATATTCTGATAGTTTCCAATGCGGTCTTCCGGGCAAGCGGCGAAGTCCGGAAGCCGCTCATGACCATGGCTGTCGTCAGCGTGCTCAATATCCTGGGCGATTTCATTCTCGTGTTCGGAATGTCCGGCATGCCCGGATTAGGGTATATCGGCATAGCCATCTCCACGGCGATTTCGGTTTCCGCAGGAATGGTCATGAACTCCCTTTTTTTTCTCTCCGGCCGATGGAGGCCGATGTATGAAGGCCCTTTTACAATAGTGAAATCGACTCTGCGCAGGATTCTCAGCATCGGATGGCCTTCCGTGCTTCTCCAGATCGCATGGAACGCAGGAAGCATTGTGCTGTACAATATTCTCGGAAGGCTCGGGGAGGAACGCATCACCGCACTTGCATCCATCACAAACGGCCTTAGAATCGAAGCGATCATATTTCTTCCCGCTTTTGCCCTAAATATGGCTGCGTCCGTACTCATCGGCCAGAACCTTGGGGCAAAGGACCCTGACAGGGCGGAAAGGCTCGGATGGAAAATCGCTCTGACAGGAGTCATGCTCATAAGCCTGATAGCGCTTGTCATATTTATCTGGGCGCGGGAATTCTCGTCGTTCCTGACAAAAGACCCGGCGGTTCATGAGGAAACAGTGCGTTATCTCAGGATAAACATGCTGTCGGAGCCTTTTATGGCATTCAGTGTGATCCTGGCAGGTGGCCTTCAGGGAGCAGGCGACACCAAGGGCACGATGTGGATCATCATCATCGCGATGTGGGTTATCCGTCTTCCTCTTGCATATTTTTTCTCGATCATCCTGCATTACGGGGCAACCGGTGCATGGATAGCCATGGTAATCTCCATGAACATGCAGGGGATGCTAATGATCTGGAGATTTCACAAAGGGCACTGGAAAACATTACAATGGGAATAG
- the rpmA gene encoding 50S ribosomal protein L27: MAHKKGVGSSRNGRDSESKRLGIKRFGGQFVRAGSILVRQRGTKFHPGTNVGKGSDDTLFAKTDGIVNFERKDRTRLQISVYPQTQ, encoded by the coding sequence ATGGCACATAAAAAGGGAGTAGGAAGTTCAAGAAACGGACGTGACAGCGAGTCAAAACGGTTGGGGATTAAACGCTTCGGGGGTCAGTTTGTCCGGGCAGGCAGCATACTCGTCAGACAAAGGGGAACGAAGTTTCATCCCGGAACAAACGTGGGAAAAGGATCAGATGATACGCTCTTTGCAAAAACTGACGGAATCGTCAATTTCGAACGCAAGGACAGAACGCGGCTGCAGATAAGCGTGTATCCGCAGACTCAGTAG
- the obgE gene encoding GTPase ObgE, with protein sequence MQFVDYVKVHVKAGDGGKGCVSFRREKYVPRGGPDGGDGGRGGHIIFRASDELNTLLDQRYRREYRAKKGHHGMGKKMHGKNGEDLVIPVPVGTIVRDAETGELIIDLNEHGKESVIATGGRGGLGNSHFATPVRQAPRFAQPGEPGDEKWLVLELKLLADTGLIGLPNAGKSTLLSVISSAKPKIADYPFTTLTPMLGVVKLEDFRSFVVADIPGLIEGAHRGIGLGFQFLRHIERTSMLLHLVDVSDMNPGDPVEDFEKVQEEIALYSSELLKKPIAAVGTKLDIAVQKERLAKLEKYCKMKKIEFFPVSAVNGTGIKKLLYYIAEKLEASRKARSASQE encoded by the coding sequence ATGCAGTTTGTAGATTATGTAAAGGTGCATGTGAAGGCCGGTGACGGGGGAAAAGGATGTGTAAGCTTCCGGAGGGAAAAATATGTGCCGAGAGGGGGCCCTGACGGCGGCGACGGCGGCAGGGGAGGCCATATCATATTCAGGGCATCCGACGAATTGAACACGCTTCTTGACCAGCGATACCGGCGGGAATACAGGGCAAAAAAAGGTCACCACGGGATGGGAAAAAAAATGCACGGAAAAAATGGCGAGGATCTTGTAATTCCTGTCCCCGTGGGTACGATCGTCAGGGATGCAGAGACTGGGGAGTTGATCATTGACCTTAATGAGCACGGCAAGGAATCGGTTATTGCCACGGGGGGAAGAGGGGGGCTGGGAAACTCACATTTCGCCACTCCTGTGAGACAGGCCCCGAGGTTCGCGCAGCCTGGTGAACCGGGCGATGAGAAATGGCTGGTGCTCGAACTCAAACTCCTTGCTGATACAGGCCTGATTGGGCTCCCCAACGCCGGGAAATCCACTCTCCTGTCCGTAATTTCTTCTGCAAAACCGAAAATTGCCGACTATCCGTTTACGACCCTCACCCCAATGCTCGGTGTCGTGAAGCTCGAAGATTTCAGGAGCTTTGTGGTTGCGGATATCCCGGGACTGATTGAGGGAGCACACAGGGGTATTGGCCTTGGTTTCCAGTTCCTCAGGCATATTGAACGCACTTCCATGCTTCTTCACCTTGTTGATGTATCTGACATGAACCCGGGTGATCCGGTTGAGGACTTTGAAAAGGTGCAGGAAGAAATCGCACTTTACAGCAGCGAACTCCTGAAAAAGCCGATTGCAGCCGTTGGAACAAAACTTGATATCGCGGTGCAGAAAGAAAGGCTTGCGAAATTGGAAAAATACTGTAAAATGAAGAAAATAGAGTTCTTTCCGGTGTCTGCAGTGAACGGTACCGGAATAAAGAAGCTCTTGTACTATATTGCAGAGAAGCTCGAGGCGTCGAGAAAAGCCCGCAGTGCCTCACAGGAGTAA
- the rplU gene encoding 50S ribosomal protein L21, translating to MYAIVESGGKQYKVSPGQLIKVESLGKETGADVTIERVLMIHRDDKGVYGAPYIDGAKVIASVEGNDKARKVIIFKQRPRKVYRKLNGHRQQFTALRIKEIVYGG from the coding sequence ATGTATGCGATAGTTGAAAGCGGAGGAAAACAATACAAGGTCTCGCCCGGACAGCTTATCAAAGTCGAAAGCCTCGGGAAAGAGACAGGCGCCGATGTGACGATTGAACGGGTCCTGATGATACACCGGGATGACAAAGGGGTTTATGGGGCCCCGTATATCGACGGTGCGAAGGTGATCGCATCGGTCGAGGGCAATGACAAGGCCCGCAAGGTCATTATCTTCAAGCAGAGACCGAGAAAAGTGTACAGGAAACTGAACGGGCACCGTCAGCAGTTCACCGCACTCAGGATCAAAGAAATAGTTTATGGAGGATAA
- a CDS encoding transcriptional regulator, whose product MKKRFREPAVPVERKETVRQRILSLLEGDTLTAKDLSAEISVSEREIYGHLEHIQKTVSKSRHNFSIVPAACKKCGFVFRKRDRLTKPGKCPVCRSESIQEPLFSIKSRGEG is encoded by the coding sequence TTGAAAAAAAGATTCAGAGAACCTGCTGTGCCTGTCGAACGCAAGGAGACTGTCCGGCAGCGGATACTGTCCCTGCTTGAGGGGGATACCCTGACTGCAAAGGATTTGTCAGCAGAAATCAGCGTTTCCGAGAGGGAGATATACGGGCATCTCGAGCATATCCAGAAGACGGTCAGCAAGTCCCGCCATAATTTCTCCATTGTCCCTGCAGCATGCAAAAAGTGCGGCTTTGTCTTCAGAAAAAGAGACAGGCTGACAAAACCGGGCAAGTGTCCTGTATGCAGAAGTGAATCGATACAGGAACCGCTGTTTTCGATAAAGAGCAGGGGTGAGGGATAA
- a CDS encoding HEAT repeat domain-containing protein — protein sequence MQEEQEKIPLDARLLSDVIIELNISRRNVSIYPKDHPSVEKSLRRAYELLQKLFELRPEVTLAVAKDTLIIDDYYLDRKNPVYREFALHLNKMNMAYVTFIIGLSQDELYEFHRIISQNIKEILPETFRAMFHDLNLIHIKAGFIDYGAFAFEEGKTLKETSGTQLWERYVYGLLEGTLQSDDAGEGLSGIPPELLAGLLNRKAADDIREEAYDKVISSYIRRSSESTFSGRDLKRIMDFINELKPELKKQFLSSAVRTVSRDMDSAYKALGGISADEIIELLGTINEQRLVIPEALKNLLDRLSKLPHEGTEQLSLHGNLIVDDIFISPDIVNLFSGNFESFVSATYSREIQKLLDFSPARITITEPGGLGRAFSDDYIESDFNHTILELMSSDILTERDEYALFMRVLKEQTEQFLWTARYTQVLKTLKVLRANRENGRFADVTAEILEFYHSEEFISKLVDSLRLLGRQMREEAQLLCEHYGEEIISPLMDALTVEASQTVRRFLMGLLRQFGDKVIPETVKRLGDKRWFVKRNMLYLLGECESKEVLPHVRPYCRHENRKVGFEAIKCLLNAGDEYGISAVKDYLHSDSREDVELAIAMSGSFRIKEVVPDLIRMLRKRGISGADFYDKIPVVKALGEIGDPRAVETLKDLLGGKSFLYKGASERLKEELYKSLKNYPCRDIEEIIRAGLKSRNDVIRQESRRLKEQISDQ from the coding sequence ATGCAGGAAGAGCAGGAAAAAATTCCGCTGGATGCCCGATTACTCAGCGATGTCATCATCGAATTAAATATCTCACGCCGCAACGTTTCTATTTACCCGAAAGATCACCCTTCCGTAGAGAAATCCTTGCGGCGCGCCTATGAACTCCTTCAGAAACTCTTTGAATTGAGGCCGGAAGTCACACTTGCCGTCGCCAAAGACACGCTTATCATTGATGATTATTACCTTGACAGGAAGAATCCTGTGTACAGAGAGTTTGCCCTCCACCTGAACAAAATGAATATGGCATATGTCACATTCATTATTGGCCTGTCACAGGACGAACTTTATGAATTTCACCGCATCATATCGCAGAACATAAAAGAAATCCTTCCTGAGACATTCCGGGCTATGTTTCATGATCTCAACCTGATCCATATTAAAGCCGGATTTATTGATTATGGTGCATTTGCCTTTGAAGAGGGAAAGACACTGAAAGAGACTTCCGGCACACAGCTCTGGGAGCGCTATGTATATGGTTTGCTGGAGGGTACGCTGCAGAGTGACGATGCGGGGGAGGGACTTAGTGGAATCCCGCCGGAGTTGCTCGCAGGGCTGTTAAACAGGAAAGCAGCGGATGACATCAGGGAAGAGGCATATGACAAAGTAATCAGCTCGTATATCAGAAGGTCTTCAGAATCCACATTTTCAGGCAGGGACCTGAAGAGAATCATGGATTTCATCAACGAACTGAAGCCCGAACTGAAGAAGCAGTTTCTCTCCTCTGCGGTAAGAACTGTCTCCAGAGATATGGACTCCGCGTATAAAGCGCTCGGAGGGATATCGGCAGACGAAATCATTGAATTGCTCGGGACGATCAATGAGCAGAGGCTCGTAATTCCGGAAGCCCTGAAAAATCTCCTTGACAGACTGTCAAAGCTGCCTCATGAAGGTACAGAACAGCTTTCGCTCCACGGGAATCTCATAGTGGATGATATATTTATCTCACCGGATATCGTGAATCTCTTCAGCGGCAATTTTGAATCATTTGTCTCAGCCACCTACAGCAGGGAAATCCAGAAGCTGTTGGATTTCAGTCCCGCACGGATTACTATCACAGAGCCGGGTGGACTGGGGCGGGCGTTCAGCGATGATTATATCGAGAGTGATTTCAACCATACAATCCTTGAACTCATGTCATCCGATATCCTTACTGAAAGGGATGAATACGCATTATTTATGCGAGTCCTGAAAGAACAGACTGAACAGTTTCTCTGGACTGCTAGATACACGCAGGTGCTCAAAACACTGAAAGTGTTACGGGCAAACAGGGAAAACGGCAGATTTGCCGATGTGACCGCAGAGATACTGGAGTTTTATCATTCTGAGGAATTTATCTCAAAGCTTGTTGATTCTCTGAGACTGCTGGGAAGACAGATGCGGGAAGAGGCACAGCTTCTCTGCGAGCATTACGGGGAGGAGATCATCTCACCGCTGATGGACGCATTGACTGTAGAAGCCTCGCAGACGGTCAGGAGGTTCCTTATGGGACTGCTCCGGCAGTTTGGAGACAAGGTGATCCCCGAAACCGTAAAACGGCTGGGTGACAAACGGTGGTTTGTGAAAAGAAATATGCTGTATCTCCTCGGTGAATGTGAAAGCAAGGAAGTGCTTCCGCATGTCAGGCCGTATTGCAGGCATGAAAACCGCAAGGTAGGTTTTGAAGCGATCAAATGCCTGCTGAATGCGGGAGATGAGTATGGCATTTCGGCAGTGAAGGATTATCTTCATTCCGACTCCCGGGAAGATGTTGAACTGGCCATTGCCATGTCCGGCTCATTCAGGATAAAAGAGGTTGTTCCCGATCTTATCCGGATGCTCAGGAAGAGGGGGATAAGCGGAGCAGACTTCTATGACAAGATCCCGGTTGTGAAGGCTCTGGGTGAGATTGGCGACCCCCGCGCGGTCGAGACATTGAAGGATTTGCTTGGGGGAAAGAGCTTCCTTTACAAGGGAGCCTCTGAGAGGCTCAAGGAAGAGCTCTACAAATCACTGAAGAATTACCCCTGCCGGGATATCGAAGAGATCATCAGGGCAGGACTGAAATCCAGAAATGACGTAATAAGGCAGGAATCACGCCGGTTAAAAGAACAGATATCGGATCAATGA
- a CDS encoding phosphomannomutase, producing MAQQFENASACWKAILSDVSKNRQFLAEIEKFARENTEPSDIVFGTSGWRGEIGTGFTFHNVRIVTSAIIEMCRSNDRTVMDAIGVSDFQEIQKRGMIVGHDNRFLGPEFSMEVIGLLQEAGIRAWYAGEAPTPEFSAGIEMMNAACSVNLTPSHNPANYAGFKFNPSDGGPAGTEITTRIEAIANRLMKERAVPAGTKPEKIEKIDLTDLYMKFVAERKTLDIQKIRDFISREDCIICIDHVHGSTRGRLERILGTSDRIRYLRTEDNYLFGGVAPEPSEKNMIQVEKCLGESSSRYRLGVIMDPDGDRIRHTDGHMQIPMNYFGAMALHYLHVYRKISGVVAKSVGTSNLVNAIAAQHGIPVKETMVGFKNFRPYMLKDSDERAIVAFEESDGISAYNHTLEKDAIFGLLLAIEMMAVTRMNLREYLISVMDEYGYYYPDRSGISVDPDLVGEPLLKRLSGIREQYKEGTTVTIHGAERTVAHVITVDGIKLVFDDGSWLMIRPSGTEPKVRFYIESRTEEGKKAVFETAEKITREALGNAR from the coding sequence ATGGCACAGCAATTTGAGAATGCCTCTGCCTGCTGGAAGGCGATTCTGTCGGATGTCTCGAAAAACCGGCAATTCCTTGCAGAAATCGAGAAATTCGCACGCGAGAATACAGAACCGTCAGATATCGTGTTCGGCACATCAGGCTGGAGGGGAGAAATCGGGACCGGGTTTACCTTTCACAATGTCCGCATTGTCACTTCAGCGATCATAGAGATGTGCAGAAGCAATGACCGCACTGTCATGGATGCGATCGGCGTATCGGACTTTCAGGAGATACAGAAAAGAGGCATGATAGTCGGACATGATAACAGGTTTCTCGGTCCAGAATTTTCCATGGAGGTTATCGGGCTCCTCCAGGAAGCAGGGATCAGGGCATGGTATGCAGGCGAAGCGCCGACACCCGAGTTCTCCGCAGGGATAGAGATGATGAATGCCGCCTGTTCGGTGAATCTTACGCCCTCTCACAATCCCGCCAACTACGCCGGGTTCAAGTTCAATCCTTCTGACGGAGGTCCCGCAGGCACCGAGATAACCACAAGAATCGAAGCGATAGCCAACAGGCTGATGAAGGAAAGGGCTGTCCCTGCCGGGACAAAACCCGAAAAGATCGAAAAAATCGATCTGACAGACCTGTACATGAAGTTCGTTGCAGAGAGAAAGACACTGGATATTCAGAAAATCAGGGATTTCATCAGCAGGGAGGATTGTATCATCTGTATCGACCACGTGCATGGCTCTACACGGGGCCGGCTCGAGAGGATCCTGGGAACAAGTGACAGGATACGGTACTTGAGAACAGAGGACAATTACCTTTTCGGTGGTGTTGCCCCCGAACCTTCCGAGAAAAATATGATTCAGGTCGAAAAGTGCCTGGGGGAGAGCAGCTCCCGCTACAGGCTTGGGGTCATCATGGACCCTGACGGAGACCGGATCAGGCACACAGATGGCCATATGCAGATCCCGATGAACTATTTTGGTGCAATGGCATTGCACTACCTCCATGTCTACAGGAAGATATCCGGAGTGGTCGCAAAATCTGTTGGCACGAGCAATCTCGTCAATGCCATCGCTGCACAACACGGTATCCCTGTGAAAGAGACGATGGTCGGGTTCAAGAATTTCAGACCATATATGCTGAAGGATTCCGATGAACGTGCAATAGTCGCATTCGAGGAGTCTGACGGCATTTCGGCCTATAATCACACGCTCGAAAAGGACGCCATCTTCGGTCTGCTTCTTGCCATAGAAATGATGGCGGTTACGCGCATGAATCTGCGCGAATACCTCATCTCGGTTATGGATGAATACGGGTATTATTATCCGGACCGTTCAGGGATATCCGTAGATCCTGACCTTGTCGGCGAGCCGCTGCTGAAAAGACTCTCGGGTATCAGAGAACAGTACAAGGAAGGCACCACCGTGACAATACACGGAGCGGAAAGAACCGTCGCACATGTGATCACCGTTGACGGGATCAAACTTGTGTTCGACGACGGTTCATGGCTGATGATAAGGCCATCCGGCACAGAACCCAAGGTAAGATTCTATATCGAATCAAGAACTGAAGAAGGGAAGAAGGCCGTGTTCGAGACCGCTGAAAAGATCACGAGAGAAGCGCTCGGGAATGCAAGATAA